The following are encoded in a window of Aerococcus sanguinicola genomic DNA:
- a CDS encoding RluA family pseudouridine synthase: MVQWNKCQERRTRVQAKIYYEDNHLLIVEKPANMPVQADNSQDLDLLTFYKQFIKERDEKPGNVYLGLVHRLDRPVAGLIIFAKTSKAASRLSDALRRRAIDRSYLAVVHGHPRKDSGQLTDYLWKDKKKNQSYVVSPQHKQAKKAQLNYQVLDQSRDFSLVRIQLQTGRSHQIRVQMQHLGHPLYGDQKYGAAVNQVGQQIALWAYQVQFIHPVKKEPLSIQALPPSNGIWTQFDLSKI, translated from the coding sequence ATGGTACAATGGAATAAATGTCAAGAAAGGAGAACGCGTGTGCAAGCCAAAATTTACTACGAAGATAACCACCTACTCATTGTGGAGAAGCCCGCCAATATGCCCGTCCAGGCAGATAACAGCCAAGACCTCGACTTACTGACCTTCTACAAACAATTTATCAAAGAAAGAGATGAGAAACCGGGCAACGTCTACCTAGGCTTAGTCCACCGCTTGGACCGGCCGGTAGCAGGACTGATTATCTTCGCTAAGACTTCCAAAGCGGCCAGTCGACTATCGGACGCCCTCAGACGCCGAGCTATCGACCGGTCTTACCTCGCTGTCGTTCATGGCCATCCCAGGAAAGATTCCGGGCAATTGACCGATTACTTGTGGAAGGATAAGAAGAAGAACCAATCCTATGTCGTCTCCCCCCAACACAAACAAGCCAAGAAAGCCCAACTCAACTACCAGGTCCTCGACCAGAGCCGAGACTTCAGCCTAGTACGCATCCAGCTACAGACGGGGCGGTCCCACCAGATCCGCGTCCAGATGCAGCACCTGGGCCACCCCCTCTACGGTGACCAAAAATACGGGGCGGCTGTCAACCAAGTGGGCCAACAGATCGCACTCTGGGCCTACCAAGTCCAATTCATCCACCCCGTCAAAAAAGAGCCTCTCAGCATCCAAGCCCTCCCACCTTCAAATGGGATTTGGACACAATTTGACCTCAGTAAGATTTAA
- the gdhA gene encoding NADP-specific glutamate dehydrogenase gives MSEYIDRVLKETEEKNSHEPEFIQAVEELLSTIEPVIEAHPEYEANGILERMVEPDRVIEFRVSWVDDEGKVQVNRGYRVQFNSAIGPYKGGLRFHPSVNLSVVKFLGFEQTFKNSLTTLALGGGKGGSDFDPRGKSDTEIMRFCQAFMTELYRHIGPNTDVPAGDIGVGGREIGYLFGQYKRIVGAFENGVLTGKGLEYGGSLIRPEATGFGAVYFANEIFKHQGESIEGKTFLVSGFGNVAWGTCTKVAELGGKVVTLSGPDGYIYDEDGINTQEKLDFMLEMRNSGNDRVQDYADKFGVPFYAGEKPWGVKADVAMPCATQNDIDLEEAKQLAENNVKYLIEVANMPSTKAAIDYLKENTDTIIAPSKAVNAGGVAVSGLEMAQNSAKRAWKAEEVDAELHRIMENIHHAAASAAEEAGLGYDLIAGANIAGFKKVASAMMQEGVY, from the coding sequence ATGTCAGAATACATTGATCGTGTACTCAAAGAGACAGAAGAGAAAAATAGCCACGAACCAGAATTTATTCAGGCTGTGGAAGAATTACTATCAACAATCGAGCCTGTGATTGAGGCCCATCCTGAATATGAAGCGAATGGTATCCTTGAGCGTATGGTGGAACCAGACCGTGTCATTGAATTCCGTGTTTCTTGGGTAGACGACGAAGGCAAGGTCCAAGTCAACCGGGGTTACCGTGTCCAATTCAACAGTGCGATTGGGCCTTACAAAGGTGGCCTACGCTTCCATCCATCCGTGAACTTATCTGTGGTTAAGTTCTTAGGTTTTGAACAAACCTTCAAGAACTCTCTAACAACCTTAGCCCTAGGTGGGGGTAAGGGGGGATCAGACTTTGACCCACGCGGCAAGTCCGATACCGAAATTATGCGTTTCTGCCAAGCCTTCATGACTGAGTTATACCGTCACATTGGTCCAAACACAGACGTTCCTGCCGGGGATATCGGTGTTGGGGGTCGTGAAATTGGTTACCTCTTTGGCCAATACAAACGCATCGTTGGCGCCTTTGAAAATGGTGTCCTAACAGGCAAAGGCCTGGAATACGGCGGGAGCTTGATCCGTCCTGAAGCAACTGGTTTCGGTGCGGTTTACTTCGCTAATGAAATCTTCAAACACCAAGGCGAAAGCATTGAAGGCAAGACCTTCCTTGTTTCTGGTTTCGGTAACGTGGCTTGGGGGACCTGTACCAAGGTCGCTGAACTCGGCGGTAAGGTTGTGACCCTATCTGGCCCTGATGGCTACATCTACGACGAAGATGGGATCAATACCCAAGAAAAATTAGACTTCATGCTTGAAATGCGTAATAGCGGGAATGACCGTGTCCAAGACTATGCGGATAAGTTCGGTGTACCATTCTACGCTGGTGAAAAACCATGGGGCGTGAAAGCTGACGTTGCCATGCCATGTGCCACTCAAAATGATATTGACCTAGAAGAAGCTAAGCAATTAGCTGAAAACAATGTGAAATATCTGATTGAAGTCGCCAACATGCCATCTACCAAGGCAGCTATTGACTATCTCAAGGAAAATACCGATACCATTATTGCACCATCTAAGGCAGTTAATGCAGGTGGGGTAGCTGTGTCTGGTCTTGAAATGGCTCAAAATAGTGCCAAACGTGCTTGGAAGGCTGAAGAAGTGGATGCGGAATTACACCGTATTATGGAAAATATCCACCATGCGGCAGCAAGCGCAGCTGAAGAAGCAGGCTTAGGCTATGACTTGATTGCTGGGGCTAACATCGCTGGCTTCAAGAAAGTTGCTTCTGCCATGATGCAAGAAGGCGTCTACTAA
- a CDS encoding nitroreductase family protein, whose translation MQSTFNDLIQKRRSIYGLGKDVEASNEEITALVKDIIQHSPSAFNNQTTRAVVLFEGSHDKLWEIVWDHVKDANPNATEEDVENTRQKIASFQAAYGTILFFEDQEIVREYEEQFALYADNFQPWSEQANGAATMNVWTALAEQGIGASLQHYNPLIDEDVRQTWDLPETWKLRSQMPFGSIEAAPGDKDFYPIDARVLAFN comes from the coding sequence ATGCAATCTACATTTAATGATTTAATTCAAAAACGCCGCTCAATTTATGGTCTAGGTAAGGACGTTGAGGCATCGAACGAGGAAATTACAGCCCTCGTTAAAGATATTATCCAACACAGCCCTTCTGCCTTCAATAACCAAACAACCCGCGCGGTCGTTTTATTTGAAGGTTCCCATGATAAATTATGGGAAATTGTTTGGGACCATGTGAAGGACGCTAACCCTAACGCAACAGAAGAAGATGTAGAAAATACCCGCCAAAAGATTGCTTCTTTCCAAGCAGCTTACGGGACCATCTTGTTCTTTGAAGACCAAGAAATTGTGCGTGAGTATGAGGAACAATTCGCACTCTATGCGGACAACTTCCAACCTTGGTCTGAACAAGCCAATGGGGCGGCAACCATGAATGTGTGGACTGCCTTAGCTGAACAAGGGATTGGAGCTTCTCTCCAACATTACAATCCCCTTATTGATGAAGACGTTCGTCAAACTTGGGACTTACCAGAAACCTGGAAGCTGAGAAGCCAAATGCCATTCGGTTCGATTGAAGCAGCTCCTGGCGACAAGGACTTCTATCCAATCGATGCACGGGTACTGGCTTTCAACTAA
- a CDS encoding QueT transporter family protein produces MQKNTHGASSARTLDLTKAAIIAALYVAMSLLLAPLTFGPIGIRLSEGLNFLGLYHKRYIYAITVGVFIVNYFSYGIWDMIVGSISTFIFLWVGRWLGEQLVKHSNFKIDPMIIKYIVLTIVFSLSMFTITFSVVFLGFDGPIWPLYLNMAGTEALAMIVGGFIIYPISKRINFYD; encoded by the coding sequence ATGCAAAAAAATACACACGGGGCTTCCTCGGCCCGCACTTTAGACCTGACCAAGGCTGCCATCATTGCCGCCCTCTATGTGGCCATGTCCTTATTACTCGCACCCTTAACTTTTGGGCCAATTGGGATCCGCTTATCGGAGGGGCTCAACTTTCTAGGCCTCTACCATAAGCGTTATATCTACGCTATCACAGTAGGTGTCTTCATTGTCAACTACTTTAGTTATGGGATCTGGGATATGATTGTAGGCAGTATTTCTACCTTTATCTTCCTCTGGGTTGGGCGCTGGCTCGGTGAACAGCTGGTTAAACACAGCAATTTCAAGATCGACCCGATGATTATTAAATACATCGTTTTGACCATTGTCTTCTCCCTATCCATGTTCACAATTACTTTCTCGGTGGTCTTCCTAGGTTTTGACGGTCCAATTTGGCCGCTCTACCTTAACATGGCAGGAACGGAAGCCTTAGCTATGATCGTAGGTGGCTTTATCATCTACCCCATCAGCAAGCGGATTAATTTCTATGACTAA
- a CDS encoding nucleoside hydrolase yields MARKIILDLDPGIDDSLALIYTALNSDCDILGVTTVSGNVDANQGARNASYLCDFLGMDQVPIYEGAGQPLQRPYRDARDTHGEDGLGEAVWAKEKRVQDQSALDFIQAALENYPGELEILALGPLTNLAQVEEARPGLLSQAKALRIMGGAYQVQGNCSPYAEYNFWCDPEAARLVFNSDLPETYLYPLDVTYQILMTPNCRELIRQFDTEVGRLVYAITRFYVDFHWQAERTLGCVINDPLVPVDMLAGICDFIQADIEIVTSGERDAQSVVKARPDGKVAVAQAVDAKAFFKLFLGQIFPDQKQEIQRAQDKGWL; encoded by the coding sequence ATGGCAAGAAAGATTATTTTAGACCTTGATCCTGGGATTGATGATAGTCTAGCCTTGATCTATACGGCCCTCAATTCAGACTGTGATATCTTAGGGGTTACGACAGTCTCTGGCAATGTCGACGCCAACCAGGGCGCCCGAAATGCCAGCTATCTCTGTGATTTTCTGGGTATGGACCAGGTGCCTATCTATGAGGGGGCAGGACAGCCGCTCCAACGCCCCTACCGTGATGCCCGGGATACCCATGGTGAGGATGGGCTAGGCGAAGCCGTTTGGGCTAAGGAAAAGCGGGTCCAGGACCAGTCTGCTCTTGACTTCATCCAGGCAGCCCTCGAAAACTATCCAGGAGAGCTTGAGATCCTTGCGCTAGGGCCCTTGACCAACCTGGCCCAAGTGGAAGAGGCCCGGCCCGGTCTTTTAAGCCAAGCTAAGGCCCTGCGCATCATGGGCGGGGCCTACCAGGTCCAAGGTAACTGTTCGCCCTATGCGGAGTATAATTTCTGGTGCGATCCAGAGGCTGCTCGCCTGGTCTTTAATAGTGACTTGCCAGAGACCTACCTCTACCCCCTGGATGTGACCTATCAGATCCTGATGACGCCCAATTGCCGGGAGTTGATCCGGCAATTCGATACGGAAGTCGGGCGCTTGGTCTATGCCATCACCCGTTTCTATGTGGACTTCCACTGGCAGGCCGAGCGGACCCTAGGCTGTGTGATCAATGATCCCCTGGTTCCGGTCGATATGCTGGCCGGGATTTGTGATTTTATCCAAGCAGATATTGAGATTGTGACTAGCGGCGAACGGGATGCCCAGTCTGTTGTTAAAGCCCGTCCAGACGGCAAAGTAGCTGTCGCCCAAGCTGTCGATGCCAAGGCTTTCTTTAAGCTCTTCTTAGGGCAAATCTTCCCCGACCAGAAACAAGAAATCCAACGTGCCCAAGACAAGGGCTGGCTGTAA
- a CDS encoding CPBP family intramembrane glutamic endopeptidase, translated as MKEKHLSVRENMVRSIGVAFAYSAMMFIGVFIYMILYLLVRAWLIGDFSVDQATTDTMETGWPYLIACGLSFLLLTYLHRKQPIVWKRADAPQMTGKRFGQLLAVFMMGQLVFTALANLGESLANVLGYTILPEVEMASAGSPSLSMFFYASFVGPILEEMAFRGTIMPYLVKHGRLFAITISAFFFGLMHLNIIQSPFAFLIGLVLGYVSLTYGLFWAVVLHIVNNFVFGDLLFQLLSPFSPAVQDGVNQAISVVFFILGAWVLYQHREAIKDYLQTYRTAPGTYRRALDYWPFILYTALALFQMITSLQQI; from the coding sequence TTGAAGGAAAAACACCTTAGCGTCAGAGAAAATATGGTCCGAAGTATCGGTGTCGCCTTTGCTTATTCTGCCATGATGTTTATTGGCGTCTTTATTTATATGATTCTCTATCTCTTGGTCAGAGCCTGGCTGATTGGCGACTTTAGCGTCGACCAAGCCACCACGGATACCATGGAAACAGGCTGGCCCTATCTCATCGCTTGCGGCTTGAGCTTCTTGCTTCTGACTTATCTCCACCGCAAGCAACCCATTGTCTGGAAGCGAGCCGATGCGCCTCAAATGACGGGCAAACGTTTTGGCCAATTGTTGGCTGTCTTTATGATGGGGCAGTTGGTCTTTACGGCCTTGGCTAATCTAGGGGAGTCCCTAGCCAATGTCCTGGGCTATACCATCCTGCCTGAAGTTGAGATGGCATCAGCTGGTAGCCCAAGCCTGTCCATGTTCTTCTATGCGAGTTTCGTTGGTCCTATCTTAGAAGAGATGGCCTTCCGGGGGACCATCATGCCTTATTTGGTCAAGCACGGCCGTCTCTTTGCGATTACAATTTCGGCCTTTTTCTTCGGTTTAATGCACTTGAATATCATCCAGTCTCCTTTCGCCTTCCTCATTGGCCTAGTGCTCGGCTATGTCAGCTTGACTTACGGGCTCTTCTGGGCGGTGGTCCTCCATATCGTGAACAACTTTGTCTTCGGCGACTTACTTTTCCAACTGTTGTCGCCATTCTCGCCAGCTGTCCAAGATGGGGTCAACCAAGCCATTTCGGTGGTTTTCTTCATTCTGGGGGCCTGGGTCCTCTACCAGCACCGGGAGGCGATTAAGGACTACCTGCAGACTTATCGGACAGCTCCTGGGACTTACCGCCGGGCCCTTGACTACTGGCCCTTCATACTCTACACGGCTTTAGCCCTCTTCCAAATGATAACGAGTTTACAGCAAATTTAG
- the nth gene encoding endonuclease III, giving the protein MLSDQCARQVIDVIMALYPHTQSALNFDTPYQLLIAAMLSAQTTDAKVNDITPDLFAAFPETQALARASQEEVIPYIKSLGLYNNRSKYMIACAQKLLKDFDGQVPQTQKELESLPGIGRKCANVVLSNAFQIPAFAVDTHVIRICKRHEIVAPTASTLEIEDRVTQLLPESDWLHAHQAMGAFGREICTPKNPKCKNIPELWACADQIPTH; this is encoded by the coding sequence ATGCTATCTGACCAATGTGCCCGCCAAGTGATTGATGTGATCATGGCACTCTACCCCCATACCCAATCTGCCCTCAACTTCGACACTCCCTACCAACTCCTCATCGCCGCCATGCTGAGCGCCCAAACGACCGACGCCAAGGTGAATGACATCACACCCGACCTCTTCGCAGCCTTCCCTGAGACCCAAGCCCTAGCCCGAGCCAGCCAAGAAGAGGTCATTCCCTATATCAAAAGTCTGGGTCTCTATAATAATCGGTCCAAGTATATGATTGCTTGTGCTCAAAAACTCCTCAAAGACTTCGATGGCCAGGTGCCCCAGACGCAAAAAGAATTGGAAAGCCTCCCTGGCATTGGCCGTAAATGCGCCAATGTTGTCCTCTCTAACGCCTTCCAAATTCCTGCCTTCGCAGTGGATACCCATGTCATCCGGATCTGCAAGCGCCACGAAATTGTCGCTCCTACAGCCTCTACCCTAGAAATTGAAGACCGGGTCACCCAACTCCTCCCCGAGAGCGACTGGCTCCATGCCCACCAAGCCATGGGGGCATTCGGTCGCGAAATTTGTACCCCTAAAAATCCTAAATGTAAAAACATCCCCGAACTCTGGGCCTGCGCTGACCAGATCCCCACACATTAG
- a CDS encoding M20 family metallopeptidase encodes MTSEDALKLLQELIQTNTVEGQEDQALELLIPYLEGLGFDCQTTSYAPGRDQLIASWSSGKSGPQLGLTGHLDVVPTGQEDTWTYPPFEGQVVDGQIYGRGASDMKGGLVALIAAASRLIQAQTLSSGSLYFIITADEESGGKGAEALAQAGLIPKLDALICAEPTDLKVCTGHRGGLSLKFESFGQAGHAATAQPSQNALNQMLDLAQAIRQDFQAEAADLAHPILGQPSLQISCLHAGEKANLVPDYAWMTVDRRTLPQENNEHILNSYQTMIEHFHSKDPQFKAQFTVTANMAALQTSKSAPIIQACQAAYQKTFGQAAELSPFFGGTDCVDIASQNPGLEVVIFGPGKTQHQVDEHLALDDFYQTIAFFEEVIGSYLK; translated from the coding sequence ATGACATCTGAAGACGCCCTTAAACTTCTCCAAGAACTGATCCAAACCAACACCGTCGAAGGTCAGGAAGACCAAGCCTTAGAGCTTCTTATTCCCTACCTTGAAGGCCTAGGCTTCGACTGCCAGACCACTTCCTATGCGCCCGGTCGCGACCAATTAATCGCCTCCTGGTCCTCAGGCAAGTCGGGCCCCCAACTCGGACTCACGGGCCACTTGGATGTGGTCCCTACTGGCCAAGAAGACACTTGGACCTATCCTCCCTTTGAAGGGCAAGTCGTTGACGGCCAGATTTATGGGCGGGGCGCCTCCGACATGAAGGGTGGCCTCGTTGCCCTCATCGCCGCCGCTAGCCGGCTCATCCAAGCCCAAACGCTCTCCTCTGGCAGCCTCTACTTCATCATTACAGCCGATGAAGAGTCGGGCGGCAAGGGAGCCGAAGCCCTGGCCCAGGCTGGTCTTATCCCAAAACTTGACGCCCTCATCTGCGCCGAGCCCACCGATCTCAAAGTCTGCACCGGCCACCGCGGCGGCCTCTCCCTCAAGTTCGAAAGCTTCGGCCAAGCTGGACATGCCGCCACCGCCCAACCCAGCCAAAATGCCCTCAACCAAATGTTAGACCTCGCCCAGGCCATCCGCCAAGACTTCCAAGCAGAGGCAGCTGACCTGGCCCATCCCATCCTGGGCCAGCCCTCACTTCAGATCTCCTGCCTCCACGCCGGGGAAAAAGCCAACCTCGTCCCTGACTACGCTTGGATGACCGTCGACCGGCGGACCCTGCCCCAGGAAAACAATGAACACATTCTCAACAGCTACCAAACCATGATCGAGCACTTCCACAGCAAAGACCCCCAATTCAAAGCCCAATTCACTGTCACTGCCAATATGGCAGCCCTCCAGACCTCAAAATCAGCCCCAATCATCCAAGCCTGCCAGGCTGCCTACCAGAAAACTTTCGGCCAAGCTGCTGAACTCTCTCCCTTCTTCGGGGGCACAGACTGTGTCGACATCGCTAGCCAGAATCCCGGCCTAGAAGTGGTCATCTTTGGCCCCGGCAAGACCCAGCACCAGGTTGACGAACACCTAGCCCTGGATGACTTTTACCAGACCATCGCCTTCTTTGAGGAGGTGATTGGGAGCTATCTCAAATAA
- a CDS encoding M20 family metallopeptidase → MSVETLKEEIVNFVDQNLSTYQENALRIHSQPETSNHEYFAQDVLTKQLEAEGFTVKRDVAGHPTGFDARYKADKEGPVLAFLAEFDALEGLGHGCGHNLFGNYSSLAAAALKSVIDQVGGEIRVYGTPGEEGGENGSAKESFVREGFFDDVDAALCAHPGSGKHIPTSHLLANDPVDIEFFGKSSHATAAPEEGISALTPLIQTFVGIDALRFHLPKDVSIHGVILDGGQAANVVPDYSRGRFYIRAKNRKTLDEVREKVKRIAEGAAHGTGAELKFGLFQNKVDDMIITESFDQLFFKQIDWAGLTADEIGEADSQAHGSSDVGNVSYAVPTIQPFLAISKENIPGHSQALVDAAGSEEGLDSIRIAAILLACTALDLILEPDTLAQIQADHQESLARGN, encoded by the coding sequence ATGTCAGTCGAAACATTGAAAGAAGAAATTGTAAATTTTGTTGACCAGAACTTAAGTACTTACCAGGAGAATGCCCTGCGTATCCATAGCCAGCCGGAGACTTCTAACCACGAATACTTTGCCCAGGATGTCTTGACTAAGCAGCTAGAAGCAGAAGGCTTTACGGTGAAGCGGGATGTGGCCGGCCATCCCACCGGTTTCGATGCCCGCTACAAGGCAGACAAGGAAGGCCCCGTTTTGGCTTTCCTTGCCGAATTCGATGCCTTAGAGGGCTTGGGACACGGTTGTGGGCACAATCTTTTTGGCAACTATTCCAGCCTAGCCGCTGCTGCTCTTAAGTCGGTCATTGACCAAGTCGGCGGTGAGATCCGCGTCTATGGGACCCCAGGGGAAGAAGGCGGTGAGAATGGGTCCGCCAAGGAAAGCTTTGTTCGCGAAGGCTTCTTTGACGATGTGGATGCAGCTCTCTGCGCCCACCCAGGATCGGGCAAGCATATCCCTACCAGCCATCTCTTAGCCAACGACCCGGTGGATATTGAGTTCTTCGGCAAGTCTTCCCACGCGACCGCTGCACCGGAAGAGGGGATCTCTGCCCTGACGCCCTTGATCCAGACCTTTGTCGGTATTGATGCCCTCCGCTTCCACCTGCCCAAGGATGTCAGTATCCACGGGGTGATCCTAGATGGTGGCCAGGCGGCTAATGTGGTGCCGGACTATAGCCGGGGTCGCTTTTACATCCGGGCTAAGAACCGGAAGACCCTGGATGAAGTCCGTGAGAAGGTGAAACGGATTGCGGAAGGCGCTGCCCATGGTACAGGAGCCGAGCTCAAGTTCGGCCTCTTCCAGAACAAGGTGGACGATATGATCATCACGGAGAGCTTCGACCAGCTCTTCTTCAAGCAGATTGACTGGGCTGGACTGACAGCAGACGAGATCGGAGAAGCCGACAGCCAGGCTCATGGTTCGTCTGACGTGGGCAATGTCAGCTATGCCGTCCCAACCATCCAACCCTTCCTTGCTATCTCCAAAGAAAACATTCCTGGACATTCCCAAGCTCTGGTGGATGCTGCAGGATCGGAAGAAGGCCTGGACTCCATCCGTATTGCGGCCATCCTCCTCGCCTGCACTGCCCTCGATTTAATCCTTGAACCAGATACCCTAGCCCAAATCCAAGCCGACCACCAGGAAAGCTTGGCACGGGGCAATTAA
- a CDS encoding MetQ/NlpA family ABC transporter substrate-binding protein, producing MKKWTKTIVLGLVALLGLTACGNNSQEAEKETQTVKLGVIGDDTRDWDSVRDRLENEGIKLEYVKFSDYNQPNQALAQGEIDLNAFQHQVFLDKFNEQFGTDLVSIGNTVVAPLAIYSDKIDKLEDLPDGAKVAIPNDVTNGGRAIILLESAGLIEVDDAAGITPTPKDITKNDKNLQIEEMDASQTARALGDVDIALVNSGFAVDAGLDPKTDALFTEPVDERSKPYVNIVAARKEDEDNPVYAKVVDAYQTDETKRIIDEKSKGANQPAWEQFGKK from the coding sequence ATGAAAAAATGGACAAAAACTATCGTTCTGGGCCTAGTTGCCCTCTTAGGCCTGACTGCTTGTGGCAATAACAGCCAAGAGGCAGAGAAGGAGACGCAAACCGTCAAATTAGGAGTGATTGGTGACGATACCAGAGACTGGGACAGTGTGCGCGACCGACTAGAGAATGAAGGCATTAAGTTGGAATACGTCAAGTTCTCCGACTATAACCAACCTAACCAGGCTCTAGCTCAAGGTGAGATTGACCTCAATGCCTTCCAGCACCAAGTCTTCCTCGATAAATTCAATGAACAATTTGGGACCGACCTCGTTTCTATCGGGAATACAGTGGTAGCCCCTCTCGCTATCTATTCCGATAAGATCGATAAGCTAGAGGACTTGCCAGATGGGGCCAAGGTGGCCATCCCTAATGACGTGACTAATGGCGGCCGGGCAATTATTCTCCTCGAATCCGCTGGCTTGATTGAAGTGGATGATGCAGCCGGCATTACCCCAACTCCTAAAGATATCACTAAGAATGACAAGAACTTACAGATCGAAGAAATGGATGCTTCACAGACAGCCCGTGCCCTGGGTGATGTAGACATTGCCCTAGTCAATTCAGGCTTTGCGGTGGACGCTGGTTTAGATCCAAAAACGGATGCGCTTTTCACAGAGCCTGTTGATGAACGGTCCAAACCCTACGTCAATATTGTAGCGGCTCGCAAGGAAGACGAAGATAATCCAGTCTATGCCAAGGTTGTCGATGCCTATCAAACAGATGAAACCAAGCGAATTATTGATGAGAAGAGTAAGGGTGCCAACCAGCCAGCTTGGGAACAATTCGGCAAGAAATAA